The following are encoded in a window of Astyanax mexicanus isolate ESR-SI-001 unplaced genomic scaffold, AstMex3_surface scaffold_46, whole genome shotgun sequence genomic DNA:
- the LOC107197365 gene encoding uncharacterized protein LOC107197365, with protein sequence MDDLSQFLRERKVPEETIWTMEQEKIDRSTIVLMTDEQLKTYLPSYGDRLAVMGFCRRSEGNHNETRKSRLFDRLRNRLSRRKLSNDGDQNTEHSGQPSQKRNALKTMRKVEIGWMTYDNENQNFRQVRTKRGGGTRKVEVSKEAQKKDLIEQAVNLFFPDGKSLLGPITDFELDLKDYQELTFDGITTVGQLYSDTKLSLLRFYLTTKQKRSDTPNSQSTDLAPALEKPESSQNSSSASSFYVASASSASVETVSSEVIFFASTVNDGGFSLYSTEDVCSVIEDVSEESNIVFMGDLSEHEHQNLDETLPVSLQNMPSSERTKRILVVHRGQVLPELIQHFCEDGIQDVDVRIQLVLPNGALEKAYDDGGVVRDCLSEFWNEFYDQCTMGNIFRVPFLRHDYGQQHWESVGRIIEYGWAREKYLPVKIAPVVLEQAAFGCVKSDVVDNFLKYMSESERAVLETWRSDFNSTDQEELIEILDNHSCRRAPTASNVNEILQELAHKTLIQEPAYVIKQWAKILSPVRHNFEDLLTVYGTLQPTGRKILKSLAFPDTMDDRQKEIQRHLTIYLRNADPHHLCLFLRFCTGSDLFLGKTITIDFTQIQGFQRRPVAHTCGCVLELSEHYDSYPDFSSEMNKVLESKIVHKITVFSIILPSVFLWGGQFVL encoded by the exons ATGGATGACCTCAGTCAGTTCCTGAGAGAAAGAAAGGTTCCTGAGGAAACAATATGGACAATGGAGCAGGAAAAG ATTGATAGAAGCACTATAGTGTTGATGACCGATGAGCAGCTGAAGACTTATTTACCATCATATGGTGATCGTCTAGCAGTAATGGGATTTTGTAGGCGAAGTGAAGGTAACCACAATGAAACTCGGAAATCAAGGCTTTTTGATCGGCTGAGAAACAGATTATCCAGAAGAAAACTTTCCAATGATGGAGATCAGAATACAGAGCACAGTGGTCAACCCTCTCAAAAAAGGAATGCTCTGAAGACCATGAGAAAAGTAGAAATAGGATGGATGACCTATGATAACGAAAATCAAAATTTCAGGCAGGTGAGGACAAAGCGTGGAGGTGGAACAAGAAAAGTTGAAGTTTCAAAGGAAGCACAGAAGAAAGATTTGATAGAGCAAGCGGTCAATCTCTTCTTTCCAGATGGGAAAAGTCTTCTGGGGCCCATAACAGATTTTGAGCTTGATCTCAAGGATTACCAAGAGTTGACATTTGATGGCATAACCACAGTTGGACAACTGTACAGTGACACAAAACTCTCTCTTCTGCGGTTTTACCTGACCACAAAGCAAAAAAGAAGTGACACTCCAAACAGTCAGAGCACAGATTTGGCTCCTGCTTTGGAGAAACCAGAAAGCTCTCAGAAttcctcttctgcttcttctttttatGTTGCTTCAGCCTCATCAGCAAGTGTTGAAACAGTCAGCTCAGAAGTGATATTTTTTGCAAGCACTGTCAATGATGGGGGTTTTTCACTGTATTCGACTGAGGATGTGTGCAGTGTCATTGAAGATGTTTCAGAGGAGAGCAACATTGTTTTTATGGGAGACCTCTCTGAACATGAGCATCAGAATCTGGATGAGACACTGCCTGTTTCACTACAAAATATGCCATCCAGTGAGAGAACAAAGAGAATATTGGTTGTCCACAGAGGACAGGTTCTGCCAGAGCTCATACAACATTTCTGTGAAGATGGAATTCAAGATGTTGATGTCAGAATCCAGCTTGTACTTCCAAATGGAGCACTTGAGAAGGCATATGATGATGGGGGAGTTGTGAGAGATTGTCTCTCAGAATTCTGGAATGAGTTCTATGACCAATGTACTATGGGAAATATATTTAGAGTTCCTTTCCTTCGTCATGATTATGGACAGCAGCACTGGGAGAGTGTAGGGCGAATAATTGAATATGGATGGGCAAGGGAGAAGTATCTTCCTGTGAAGATTGCACCAGTTGTGTTAGAACAGGCTGCCTTTGGATGTGTGAAGAGCGATGTAGTGGATAATTTCCTCAAATACATGTCTGAATCAGAGCGTGCAGTGTTGGAAACATGGCGATCAGATTTTAACAGCACTGACCAAGAAGAATTGATTGAGATCTTGGATAACCACAGCTGCAGGAGAGCACCAACAGCGAGCAATGTAAACGAAATCCTCCAAGAACTTGCACACAAAACACTAATCCAGGAACCTGCCTACGTAATAAAACAGTGGGCAAAAATTCTCAGTCCAGTTCGGCATAACTTTGAAGACCTCCTAACAGTATATGGCACCTTGCAGCCAACTGGGAGAAAGATTTTGAAGTCACTTGCCTTCCCAGACACAATGGATGACCGCCAGAAAGAGATTCAGAGGCACCTTACCATCTACTTGAGGAATGCTGATCCCCATCATCTGTGCTTGTTCCTCCGATTCTGCACAGGTTCTGATCTGTTTCTGGGGAAGACGATCACCATTGATTTCACACAAATTCAAGGATTCCAGAGGAGACCTGTGGCACACACATGTGGTTGTGTACTGGAACTGTCAGAACATTACGACAGCTACCCAGACTTCAGCTCTGAGATGAATAAAGTCTTGGAATCTAAAATAGTCCACAAAATTACAGTGTTTTCTATAATACTGCCATCAGTGTTTTTGTGGGGAGGGCAGTTTGTCCTTTAA
- the LOC111196448 gene encoding uncharacterized protein LOC111196448, translating into MAPCPVCQKVLSSISAHLSTVHHVENVEEKKILIQLANQKVSILTSPCPVPGCGYQKSRLDRHLTSCHRDLSDQARDRYIQTAQRIKAITLLRELRASSPNVPMATRLDLAAADESSTHDYDRVLESAKPGVLDISRRLRMGQQVEESQQTLFRCVCEAILLKEHQLAESAVLNFKVEHWVSRTPSTSGIFLEHFDISLTPVFTAAWYRLGLTEEEQTEF; encoded by the exons ATGGCTCCCTGTCCAGTTTGCCAGAAGGTGCTGTCCTCCATCTCTGCGCACCTTTCCACAGTACATCATGTGGAAAACGTAGAGGAGAAGAAGATCCTGATTCAGCTGGCAAATCAGAAAGTGTCGATCCTGACATCTCCGTGTCCTGTTCCGGGATGTGGGTATCAGAAGTCTCGTCTTGACCGCCATCTGACCAGCTGCCATCGGGACCTGTCCGACCAGGCCAGGGATAGATACATACAGACGGCACAGAGGATCAAAGCCATTACTCTCCTGAGAGAGTTGAGGGCCAGCAGTCCGAACGTGCCCATGGCCACTCGCTTGGACTTGGCTGCTGCTGACGA ATCTTCAACGCACGACTACGACCGAGTACTCGAGTCAGCGAAACCTGGCGTCCTCGATATCAGTCGTAGACTGAGAATGGGACAACAGGTGGAAGAGAGTCAGCAGACACTGTTCCGGTGCGTCTGTGAGGCGATACTACTGAAGGAGCATCAACTGGCAGAGAgtgctgtgctgaacttcaag GTAGAGCATTGGGTTTCTCGAACCCCATCAACCAGTGGCATTTTCCTTGAACACTTTGACATCAGCCTGACTCCTGTc TTCACAGCAGCCTGGTACAGACTGGGCCTTActgaggaagagcagacagagttttaa